One genomic window of Sebastes umbrosus isolate fSebUmb1 chromosome 15, fSebUmb1.pri, whole genome shotgun sequence includes the following:
- the LOC119504014 gene encoding claudin-4, whose amino-acid sequence MVNTGMQLISFTCAVTGWIMAIAVTALPQWKVSAFIGSNILTSEIKWEGIWMNCIYQTTGHMQCKTYDSMLALPPDIQAARALMCLAIFMGWLSCTVSCCGMKCTTCAGDDRRAKAGIALAGGVLFILTGLCVLIPVSWTANTVVQDFYNPNVPLMHKRELGQAIYLGWASAVILMISGAVLSSTCPLMERSGRYRRGYIGRSFANSPASAPDPPKPITSNSVPLKEYV is encoded by the coding sequence ATGGTGAACACCGGCATGCAGCTGATCAGCTTCACCTGTGCGGTGACCGGCTGGATCATGGCGATCGCTGTCACGGCCCTGCCTCAGTGGAAGGTCTCGGCCTTCATCGGCAGCAACATCCTGACCTCGGAGATCAAGTGGGAGGGCATCTGGATGAACTGCATCTACCAGACCACCGGACACATGCAGTGTAAGACGTACGACTCCATGTTGGCCTTGCCTCCGGACATCCAGGCGGCCCGCGCCCTCATGTGCCTGGCCATCTTCATGGGCTGGCTCTCCTGCACCGTGTCCTGCTGCGGCATGAAGTGCACCACCTGCGCCGGCGACGACCGGCGAGCCAAGGCAGGCATCGCACTCGCAGGCGGGGTTCTCTTCATCCTGACCGGCCTGTGCGTGCTGATTCCGGTCTCCTGGACCGCCAACACCGTCGTCCAGGATTTCTACAACCCCAATGTGCCACTGATGCACAAAAGAGAGCTGGGTCAGGCTATTTATCTGGGTTGGGCGTCTGCCGTCATTCTCATGATCAGTGGAGCCGTGCTGAGCAGCACCTGCCCCCTCATGGAGAGGAGCGGCAGGTACCGCAGGGGCTACATAGGCCGGAGCTTTGCTAATTCACCCGCTTCAGCACCAGATCCACCAAAACCCATCACGTCTAATAGTGTACCATTAAAGGAGTATGtatag
- the c19h1orf109 gene encoding uncharacterized protein C1orf109 homolog, with translation MSKPAALVSLHQALRKSFQSVENNQRVWRSVLLDCSPLMVSLGNLSEQSRALSNINISNTPLRDFPDLEERLRFKLLQATDTVLGQLNDKMSSLQSVRDSISNQVSAVIQLYEQNADSLDLSTVTERSATAPSVSDMLEWLQDAERHYRQQFLRRKTLLQTLRAEDLSLLESAPKRWKSLESPSAENHITDTLCKVSFFAESQ, from the exons ATGTCCAAACCTGCTGCTCTAGTTTCACTCCATCAGGCTCTGAGGAAAAGCTTCCAGAGTGTTGAGAACAACCAGAGAGTGTGGAGGAGTGTGTTGTTGGACTGCAGTCCTCTGATGGTGTCTCTGGGGAACCTGTCGGAGCAGTCCAGAGCTCTTTCTAACATCAACATCTCAAACACACCTCTCAGAGACTTCCCTGACCTGGAGGAGAGGCTGAGGTTCAAGCTCCTACAAGCCACCGACACAGTGCTGGGACAACTCAACGACAAGAT GTCTTCTCTGCAGTCGGTCAGAGATTCCATCAGTAACCAGGTCTCTGCAGTCATCCAGCTTTACGAGCAGAACGCAGACAGTCTGGATCTGTCGACTGTAACCGAGCGCTCGGCCACCGCCCCGTCAGTCTCCGACATGCTGGAGTGGCTGCAGGATGCCGAGCGTCACTACCGACAACA ATTTCTGAGGAGGAAGACTCTGCTGCAGACTCTGAGGGCAGAAGATCTCTCCCTTTTAGAATCGGCTCCCAAAAGATGGAAATCTTTGGAGTCTCCCAGTGCAGAAAACCACATCACAG ATACACTTTGCAAAGTGTCCTTCTTTGCGGAGTCCCAATGA